In Drosophila teissieri strain GT53w chromosome 2R, Prin_Dtei_1.1, whole genome shotgun sequence, the following proteins share a genomic window:
- the LOC122614320 gene encoding cytochrome c oxidase assembly factor 5, whose product MMRYEGNERLADETACAGVRADLKMCLLESECCKMGKTPRQCLQGNNVPSECQVLRNTFYECKRSLLDNRQRFRGRKGY is encoded by the exons ATGATGCGCTACGAGGGTAACGAGCGGCTGGCCGATGAGACAGCGTGTGCGGGAGTGCGTGCGGATCTGAAGATGTGCCTCCTAGAGAGCGAATGCTGCAAAATGGGCAAGACGCCTCGCCAGTGCCTCCAGGGAAACAACGTTCCATCCGAGTGCCAGGTGCTCCGCAACACCTTCTATGAGTGCAAGCGCTCCCTG TTGGATAACCGACAGCGTTTTCGAGGTCGCAAAGGCTACTGa